The nucleotide sequence ATTTAAAAAACTATGAGGAACCAGTCTTGGTTTCCAGTGTCGACGGTGTTGGGACCAAACTGAAATTGGCTTTTATGACCGGCAAACATGACACGGTCGGTATTGATTTGGTTTCCCACTGTGTCAACGATATTCTCGTGCAAGGGGCGCGGCCTCTGTTTTTCCTCGATTATCTTGCCGTGGGCAAATTGCATCCGGAGGTAGTCGTCGAAATTGTACGTGGCCTTTCCATTGGCTGCCGATATGCCGGCTGCGCGCTCATCGGTGGTGAAACAGCGGAAATGCCGGACATGTATAAGGAAGGTGAGTATGATCTAGCCGGCACCATTGTAGGCATCGTCGATCGTCCAAAAATTGCGGATGGCAGCGCCATCGAAGAAAACGATGTTATTGTCGGATTACCGAGCACGGGCTTGCATACCAACGGCTTCAGTCTAGCCCGAAAGATTTGTTTTGAGGTCGCGGAGCTGAGCCCCGATGATCCCATGCCCGGCGTAGGCGCGACGGTGGCAGAGGCGCTGATGGAACCCCATGTCAGTTATGCCAAATTGATGCAGTTAGTCATGCGTGTTGCTGATGTGCATGGCATGGCGCATATCACGGGCGGCGGTATCACGGATAACGTGCCGCGCATCCTGCCCGAGGGTCTCGCTGCAGAAATTGATTTGAACAGCTGGAAAGTGCCTCCTTTGTTCCGTTTCTTGCAAGAAATAGGCAATGTAGAGGATCAAGAAATGTTGCGCACTTTTAATATGGGTCAGGGATATCTTTTTGTTATTTCCCCGGATCAGCTTAATCGTGTTCAAGAAACCATAACGCTCGCCGGCCAACAATGCACCGTTGTCGGCAAAATCATTTCCGGAGATGGCAAGGTACATTACACAGGGAAATTAAATTATGAAGACCCATCGAATTGAAATAGCGCGCAAAGCAAACCAAGCGGACCCGGCAGGAGCATCTGTGCGCGCTCAGATTGCCCAAGATCTTGATATAAACGTCGAAGCTGTACGTATCATTGATGTCTATACGATTCATGCCGCGCTGAGCGAAGAAGAACTGACCGTAATCTGTGAACAAGTTTTCTCTAACCCGATCACCCACGACTGCGCTTTAAACCGATCCCTGGCAAAGGACTACAGCTGCTTGGTTGAAATCGGTTTTTTGCCCGGTGTGACTGATACGGTGGGTCGCAGCGCCCTAAGCGCCGTCGAAGATGCGTTGGGCCGTTCTTTTTCTGAAGCTGAGGGTGTGTACAAAAGCACGCTCTACGCCTTGTCCTGCGTGGATTATGAAACAACGGTTCACATTACCACGGCCCTTCTGGCAAATGACTTAATCGAGCAGTACAGCATTCAAAGCGCCGAAGAAATGCGGTCCCGTGACGGTCAGTCTCTTTTGGCACTGCCTATCGTAAAAGAGACCGCCGGTCCCCTCATGGAAGAAGTGAGCCTCGATCTGTCGGATGAGGCGTTGAAGGCGTTAAGCCGCGATCGGATGCTCGCCCTCGAACTGGAGGAAATGCGGGTTATTCACGACTATTACGAACAGGCAGAGGTACGCGATGCCCGAGCCAAAGCGGGATTGCCTGCATCACCTACGGATATTGAATTGGAAATTTTGGCGCAAACCTGGTCGGAACATTGCAAACATAAAATTTTCAATGCCGTTATCGATTATGAAGACGGCACCGAAAAATATCGGATCACGAGTCTTTTCAAAACCTATATTCAAGGAGTAACCGATGCGGTCAGCAAACGGGTGCCTTGGCTTGTCAACGTATTTGAAGACAACGCCGGCATCATCCGCTTTGATGAAGACCATGTCTTTGCGCTGAAAGCAGAGACCCACAACAGTCCATCGGCTCTGGATCCTTACGGCGGCGCCATGACCGGTATTGTAGGCGTTAACCGAGATATTCTCGGCGCCGGTTTGGGTTTTCAGTGCATTTTAAATACCGATGTACTTTGTGTGGCGTCACCCTTTTACGCGGGTGAAATTCCGCCCCGTCTCATGCATCCGCGCCGAATTTTGAGAGGCGCGCTCCGAGGCGCACAGGAGGGCGGTAACCACAGCGGCGTTCCCAATGTCAACGGTGCCCTTGTGTTCCACGAACATTTTTTTGGTAAACCCCTTGTTTTCTGCGGCACCGGCGGTCTCAGTCCCGCCATCGTCGGCGGTCGGCCTGTATGGGAAAAAGCCGCCCGACCCGGCGACTTTATCATCATGACCGGCGGCCGCATCGGCAAAGACGGCATTAACGGCGCGACTTTTTCTTCGGAAGCGCTCCATGAAGGCTCGCCTGCCACGGCCGTACAGATTGGCGACCCCATCACACAAAAAAACATGGGCGATTTTTTACTGGAAGCGCGGGATCTCGGCTTCTATAGCTGTATCACGGATAACGGAGCAGGCGGCTTGTCGTCGAGCATCGGCGAAATGGCGTTAAAGCCCGGCGGCGCTGATGTTCATATAGACCGTGCGCCTTTGAAATATGACGGACTGGCGCCTTGGGAAATCTTTGTATCTGAAGCGCAGGAGCGCATGACCCTTGCCGTTCCGCCCGAACATGTAGATGCCTTTCTCGACTTGGCACGGCGCCGCGATGTGGAAGCAACGGTATTGGGAACATTTACGGATTCCGGACAACTGCGCTGCTATTACGACGACCAATTAATCGCGGCACTGGACATGGACTTTCTTCATGATGGGCTGCCGCGCATGTACCTGGAGGCGAGCCTAGACACGACGACGGAACTGCCGCAAATTATGCCTGCTCCTGATCAAAACGATTTGAGCGCCGATCTCGCCGCCGTACTCGGCTCTCTTAATGTATGCAGCAAAGAAAATTTCGTGCGCATGATGGATCAGGAGGTTCAAGGGCAGAGCGTACTTAAACAATTTCAGGGACCCGGTCATGATGGTCCGGGAAACGCCGGCGTGATAAAACCCTTAGCAGACAGCAAGCGGGGTATTGCCGTAGCCTGTGGCATTTGCCCGAAATACGCGGAACTTGATGCCTACGCCATGACGGCGTGCGCCGTGGATGAAGCGGTACGCAACCTTGTAGCGGTTGGTGCCGCCATCGGAACCATCGCCGGTCTGGACAACTTTTGCTGGCCTGATCCCGTGCAAAGCGAAACGACTCCTGACGGCCGCCACAAACTGGCGCAATTGGTTCGCTCCTGTGAAGCGCTTTACGATGTATGCCTTGCCTATGACATCCCCTTGATCAGCGGCAAGGACAGCATGAAAAATGATTACCGCATGGGCGACACAAAGATCAGCATTCCCCCTACGCTCCTTTTCACGGCCGCCGCTATTCTTGAAGATGTGGATAAAGTCGTGAGCATGGAAGTGAAAGACGCAGGTCATATCGTCTACGTTCTGGGCGAGACCTATGATGAAATGGGCGGCAGCGAATATCTTGCCCTTCACGGCATGACAGGCTCATGTCCGCCGCGGGTAAATCACTTGTCTGCACGCAAATTATATGAACGGCTGCACCAAGCCATTATGGAAGGTCTTGTCAAGTCCTGTCATGACGTTTCTGATGGCGGGCTTGCCGCAGCCCTCGCGGAAAGTGCCTTCTCCGGCGGATACGGGATGACCGTTACCTTGTCCCCCTTGGGCGTGGAAAATG is from Candidatus Hydrogenedentota bacterium and encodes:
- a CDS encoding phosphoribosylformylglycinamidine cyclo-ligase; amino-acid sequence: MQEKKPLTYSDAGVNIDAATTALSGMKDLIRRTYTEHVLRDIGTFGAMFQLDLKNYEEPVLVSSVDGVGTKLKLAFMTGKHDTVGIDLVSHCVNDILVQGARPLFFLDYLAVGKLHPEVVVEIVRGLSIGCRYAGCALIGGETAEMPDMYKEGEYDLAGTIVGIVDRPKIADGSAIEENDVIVGLPSTGLHTNGFSLARKICFEVAELSPDDPMPGVGATVAEALMEPHVSYAKLMQLVMRVADVHGMAHITGGGITDNVPRILPEGLAAEIDLNSWKVPPLFRFLQEIGNVEDQEMLRTFNMGQGYLFVISPDQLNRVQETITLAGQQCTVVGKIISGDGKVHYTGKLNYEDPSN
- a CDS encoding phosphoribosylformylglycinamidine synthase, giving the protein MKTHRIEIARKANQADPAGASVRAQIAQDLDINVEAVRIIDVYTIHAALSEEELTVICEQVFSNPITHDCALNRSLAKDYSCLVEIGFLPGVTDTVGRSALSAVEDALGRSFSEAEGVYKSTLYALSCVDYETTVHITTALLANDLIEQYSIQSAEEMRSRDGQSLLALPIVKETAGPLMEEVSLDLSDEALKALSRDRMLALELEEMRVIHDYYEQAEVRDARAKAGLPASPTDIELEILAQTWSEHCKHKIFNAVIDYEDGTEKYRITSLFKTYIQGVTDAVSKRVPWLVNVFEDNAGIIRFDEDHVFALKAETHNSPSALDPYGGAMTGIVGVNRDILGAGLGFQCILNTDVLCVASPFYAGEIPPRLMHPRRILRGALRGAQEGGNHSGVPNVNGALVFHEHFFGKPLVFCGTGGLSPAIVGGRPVWEKAARPGDFIIMTGGRIGKDGINGATFSSEALHEGSPATAVQIGDPITQKNMGDFLLEARDLGFYSCITDNGAGGLSSSIGEMALKPGGADVHIDRAPLKYDGLAPWEIFVSEAQERMTLAVPPEHVDAFLDLARRRDVEATVLGTFTDSGQLRCYYDDQLIAALDMDFLHDGLPRMYLEASLDTTTELPQIMPAPDQNDLSADLAAVLGSLNVCSKENFVRMMDQEVQGQSVLKQFQGPGHDGPGNAGVIKPLADSKRGIAVACGICPKYAELDAYAMTACAVDEAVRNLVAVGAAIGTIAGLDNFCWPDPVQSETTPDGRHKLAQLVRSCEALYDVCLAYDIPLISGKDSMKNDYRMGDTKISIPPTLLFTAAAILEDVDKVVSMEVKDAGHIVYVLGETYDEMGGSEYLALHGMTGSCPPRVNHLSARKLYERLHQAIMEGLVKSCHDVSDGGLAAALAESAFSGGYGMTVTLSPLGVENGIIALFSESQSRFVVTVAAEDAAAFEAAMKRSACYRVGETSPEPVLRISCGDDRYIDAELSVLRDAWKKTLDW